The sequence below is a genomic window from Actinokineospora baliensis.
AACCTGGCCGAGATCGCCACCGCGTCGCCGAGCCTGCGCGGCCTGATCTTCGGGGCCGCCGACTACGCCGCCGCGCTGGGCATCGGCCTGGACTGGGAGCCGCTGGCGGCGGTGCGGGCGATGGTGGTCAACGCGGCGCGCGCCGCGGGCCTGCACGCGATCGACGCGCCCACCTTCGAACTGGTGGACATGGCGCTGGTGCGGGCCGAGTCGATCCAGGCCAGGCGGCTGGGCTTCAGCGGCAAGATCGCGCTGCACCCCAGGCAGGTGCCGGTGATCACCGAGGTCTTCTCCCCCGACCCCGAGCAGCTCGCGCACGCGGGCCGGATCGTGGCCGCCGCCAGGCGCAGCGGCCAAGGGGTCGCCACCGTCGACGGCCGGATGGTCGGCAGGCCGTTCTTCGAGGAGTCCCGGCGCCTGCTCGACGAGTTCGGCCCCGCGCCCGAACCCAGCACCACCCCGCCCGCTCCCCCGCTGCCCGAGCACGACCCCCCGCTCCCGCTGCTGCCCAACCCCCATGGAGGACTCC
It includes:
- a CDS encoding HpcH/HpaI aldolase/citrate lyase family protein, with product MLSVPATAPERFTSCHASGADVCVVDLEDSVPAHRKEEARQSAAGFFKDPAAPRCGIRVNAVTEPDGLRDLLALPHYPVRPTIVHLPKVESPRDVEIVDQVLGAADHPLELFAVVETPRGVQNLAEIATASPSLRGLIFGAADYAAALGIGLDWEPLAAVRAMVVNAARAAGLHAIDAPTFELVDMALVRAESIQARRLGFSGKIALHPRQVPVITEVFSPDPEQLAHAGRIVAAARRSGQGVATVDGRMVGRPFFEESRRLLDEFGPAPEPSTTPPAPPLPEHDPPLPLLPNPHGGLR